A single region of the Drosophila miranda strain MSH22 chromosome 2, D.miranda_PacBio2.1, whole genome shotgun sequence genome encodes:
- the LOC108156842 gene encoding coronin-6-like, with product MEMSLVRMVRNSKFRHVYGQAQKREEGFENIRVSKTSLDSTLCCANPKFLAIILETSGGGAFIVLPLSKTGRIPSDYPLVSGHTSPVLDIAWCPHNDNLIASASEDCSVKLWMIPDEGLMTTLTQPTVDLVYHKRRVALLLWHPSAHNVLLTAGWDKKVVIWNVGTGEILVHLDSHPEVLYSACFNWDGTRLVTTCRDKKIRIFDPRTAKLYSEAICHDSARASRAIFLRSGLVFTTGFNRASDRQYSLRDPQDLSNSISKGNLDMASGVLFPIYDADTNMIYLCGKGDIVIKFFEVTPEPPYVHYISSFKTTEPQRGIAMMPKRGCDIIACEVARFYRLSSNGQCQVVSMTVPRKSDHFQEDLYPNTLAATAAITAEEWIAGMDAEPVTFSLKESIIDVTATNQNSGEKRPRKRAIGGTTCRASDSTISRDRVSRSATMWEKLLNKNKAKQMEKQNAEDARA from the coding sequence ATGGAAATGTCCTTGGTACGGATGGTACGTAACTCAAAATTCCGTCATGTCTATGGACAGGCCCAAAAGCGAGAGGAGGGTTTCGAAAACATACGCGTCTCGAAAACCAGCTTGGACTCCACTCTCTGCTGCGCCAATCCCAAATTCCTTGCCATTATTCTGGAAACGTCGGGCGGCGGGGCCTTCATCGTTCTGCCACTGTCCAAGACTGGACGCATTCCGTCCGACTATCCGCTGGTGTCCGGACACACGAGCCCAGTGCTAGACATCGCTTGGTGTCCGCACAACGACAATCTGATCGCCTCCGCATCCGAGGACTGTTCGGTGAAGCTGTGGATGATACCAGACGAAGGTCTGATGACCACCCTGACTCAGCCCACTGTCGACCTGGTCTACCATAAGCGTCGGGTGGCCCTCCTGCTGTGGCATCCCTCGGCCCACAATGTTCTGCTCACCGCCGGATGGGACAAGAAGGTCGTCATCTGGAATGTGGGGACTGGCGAGATTCTGGTCCACCTTGACTCCCATCCGGAAGTCTTGTACAGTGCCTGCTTCAACTGGGACGGCACGAGGCTGGTCACCACCTGCAGGGACAAGAAGATCCGTATATTCGACCCTCGCACCGCAAAACTGTACAGCGAAGCCATATGCCACGACAGCGCCAGAGCCTCTCGCGCCATCTTCCTGCGCTCGGGCCTGGTCTTCACAACGGGCTTCAATCGCGCTTCGGACCGCCAGTACTCGCTCCGCGATCCGCAGGATCTCAGCAACTCCATTTCCAAGGGCAATCTGGACATGGCGAGTGGTGTCCTGTTTCCGATATACGATGCGGACACGAACATGATATATCTGTGCGGCAAGGGCGACATCGTCATTAAGTTCTTTGAGGTGACGCCGGAGCCGCCCTACGTGCACTACATAAGCTCCTTCAAGACGACGGAGCCGCAGCGCGGTATTGCCATGATGCCGAAGCGCGGCTGCGACATCATCGCCTGCGAAGTGGCCAGGTTCTATCGCCTGTCGAGCAACGGCCAGTGCCAGGTGGTTTCGATGACGGTGCCGCGCAAGTCGGATCACTTCCAGGAGGACCTCTACCCCAACACACTGGCGGCGACCGCCGCCATCACGGCCGAAGAGTGGATAGCAGGCATGGATGCGGAGCCCGTTACGTTCTCTCTCAAGGAGAGCATCATCGACGTGACGGCCACCAATCAGAATAGTGGCGAGAAAAGACCAAGGAAAAGGGCTATAGGTGGCACAACTTGTCGGGCATCGGACAGCACAATTTCACGCGATCGTGTATCTCGTTCAGCGACTATGTGGGAAAAGTTGCTGAACAAAAACAAGGCGAAACAGATGGAAAAACAGAATGCCGAAGATGCACGGGCATAA